From Curtobacterium sp. SGAir0471, the proteins below share one genomic window:
- the ftsX gene encoding permease-like cell division protein FtsX, whose product MRLGLVMSEVGSGLRRNASMVVSVVLVTFISLTFVGTAILLQMQINQMKGYWYDRAQVAVYLCTDTDTTGNCTGAKATEDQREQVQAQLDSSTLKPYIEKTYYEDQDQAFTRFKEQFKDSPATEFVKPEYLNETFWVNLKNPSQADVLVESLSKVAGVQSVVDQRGYLQPIFNLLNASSYTAIGIASLMLVAAVLLIATTIRLSAFSRRRELGIMRLVGASNRFIQTPFVLEGVIAAAIGAVLAGGAITAVVWFFVRNYLAQRFSGTAFIGMGDAAVVVPAVIVIGVLLAGVSALIAIRRYLRV is encoded by the coding sequence ATGAGGCTCGGACTCGTCATGTCCGAGGTCGGCTCGGGCCTGCGACGCAATGCGTCGATGGTGGTGTCGGTCGTCCTGGTGACCTTCATCTCCCTGACCTTCGTCGGCACCGCGATCCTGCTGCAGATGCAGATCAACCAGATGAAGGGGTACTGGTACGACCGGGCGCAGGTCGCGGTCTACCTGTGCACCGACACCGACACCACCGGGAACTGCACCGGCGCCAAGGCCACCGAGGACCAGCGCGAGCAGGTCCAGGCGCAGCTCGATTCGTCCACCCTCAAGCCGTACATCGAGAAGACGTACTACGAGGACCAGGACCAGGCGTTCACCCGCTTCAAGGAGCAGTTCAAGGACTCGCCGGCGACCGAGTTCGTGAAGCCGGAGTACCTCAACGAGACCTTCTGGGTGAACCTGAAGAACCCGTCGCAGGCGGACGTCCTCGTCGAGAGCCTGTCGAAGGTCGCCGGCGTGCAGAGCGTCGTCGACCAGCGCGGGTACCTGCAGCCGATCTTCAACCTGCTCAACGCCTCGTCGTACACGGCGATCGGCATCGCGTCCCTGATGCTCGTCGCGGCCGTGCTGCTCATCGCGACGACGATCCGACTGTCGGCCTTCAGCAGACGCCGCGAGCTCGGCATCATGCGTCTCGTCGGCGCGTCGAACCGCTTCATCCAGACACCCTTCGTGCTCGAGGGCGTGATCGCCGCGGCCATCGGTGCCGTGCTCGCCGGCGGCGCGATCACGGCCGTGGTGTGGTTCTTCGTCCGGAACTACCTGGCACAGCGGTTCTCGGGCACGGCGTTCATCGGCATGGGGGACGCGGCCGTGGTCGTACCCGCCGTGATCGTGATCGGTGTCCTGCTGGCCGGGGTCTCGGCGCTCATCGCGATCCGACGCTACCTGCGCGTCTGA
- a CDS encoding O-acetylhomoserine aminocarboxypropyltransferase/cysteine synthase family protein, whose amino-acid sequence MSDDGHGFATEQVHGGFLPDTAHGARVPAIHMTSGFLFDDFDQARERFAGTDDGYTYTRLGNPTNADVERRVALLERSAEAILVGSGQAAVTVALLGLLQAGDHVVSARSIYEGTKGLLLQNLARLGIEVDFVADQRDLGAWAAAVRPNTKVFFAETIPNPKNDVLDIQGVADTAHRAGVPLVVDNTLATPYLVRPVEHGADVVVHSASKFLSGHGAGLGGLVVDGGRFDWGRTPERFPHLTTPDRALGGQSYVERYGSRAFVVFARDVVAARIGPSPSPFNAFLLRQGIETLSLRVERHVGNALAVASFLEHQPEVTSVDHAGLASSPYHDLAQRYLPRGAGSVFAFTLAGGEPAARAFIDAVQLISRMTHLGDVRSLVLHPATTTHAGRTAAERAELGIGDGLVRLSVGIEDVADLLADVERGLAAVRAAVGPDGVGREARPTSATEATVLAHTVPQGHVVAQEV is encoded by the coding sequence ATGTCGGACGACGGCCACGGCTTCGCCACGGAACAGGTGCACGGCGGGTTCCTGCCCGACACTGCGCACGGCGCACGGGTGCCCGCGATCCACATGACGTCGGGCTTCCTCTTCGACGACTTCGACCAGGCCCGCGAGCGCTTCGCCGGCACCGACGACGGCTACACGTACACGCGCCTCGGCAACCCGACGAACGCCGACGTCGAGCGCCGGGTCGCCCTGCTCGAACGCAGCGCCGAAGCGATCCTCGTCGGCAGCGGCCAGGCGGCGGTCACGGTGGCGCTGCTCGGGCTCCTGCAGGCCGGCGACCACGTCGTCAGCGCGCGGAGCATCTACGAGGGCACGAAGGGGCTGCTCCTGCAGAACCTGGCGCGACTCGGCATCGAGGTGGACTTCGTCGCCGACCAGCGCGACCTGGGCGCGTGGGCAGCCGCGGTGCGCCCGAACACGAAGGTCTTCTTCGCCGAGACGATCCCGAACCCGAAGAACGACGTGCTCGACATCCAGGGCGTCGCCGACACCGCGCACCGTGCGGGCGTGCCGCTCGTGGTCGACAACACCCTGGCGACGCCGTACCTCGTGCGTCCGGTCGAGCACGGCGCGGACGTCGTGGTGCACTCCGCGTCGAAGTTCCTGTCCGGGCACGGCGCGGGACTCGGCGGCCTCGTGGTCGACGGCGGCCGCTTCGACTGGGGCCGCACGCCGGAGCGCTTCCCGCACCTGACCACCCCGGACCGCGCCCTCGGCGGGCAGAGCTACGTCGAGCGGTACGGCAGCCGGGCGTTCGTCGTGTTCGCCCGCGACGTCGTCGCCGCACGCATCGGACCGTCGCCGTCGCCGTTCAACGCCTTCCTGCTGCGCCAGGGCATCGAGACGCTGTCGCTCCGCGTGGAGCGCCACGTCGGGAACGCGCTCGCCGTCGCGTCCTTCCTGGAGCACCAGCCGGAGGTGACGAGCGTCGACCACGCGGGTCTCGCCTCCAGTCCGTACCACGACCTCGCCCAGCGCTACCTGCCCCGGGGAGCCGGCTCCGTCTTCGCCTTCACGCTCGCCGGCGGCGAGCCGGCCGCCCGCGCCTTCATCGACGCGGTGCAGCTGATCAGCCGGATGACCCACCTGGGCGACGTCCGCTCGCTCGTGCTGCACCCCGCGACCACCACCCACGCCGGCCGCACCGCGGCCGAGCGGGCCGAGCTCGGCATCGGCGACGGCCTGGTCCGCCTGTCCGTCGGCATCGAGGACGTCGCCGACCTGCTCGCCGACGTGGAGCGCGGCCTGGCAGCGGTCCGTGCGGCGGTCGGACCGGACGGCGTCGGCCGGGAGGCACGGCCCACCTCCGCCACGGAGGCCACCGTGCTCGCCCACACCGTCCCGCAGGGCCACGTCGTCGCGCAGGAGGTCTGA
- the glmS gene encoding glutamine--fructose-6-phosphate transaminase (isomerizing) has product MCGIIAARVSDDVTPFLLDGLERLEYRGYDSAGVALRTAAGAIATVRSVSRVADLRADLAARAAAGAPADAATGVGIGHTRWATCGTVREENAHPHADCSGRISVVHNGTIENAAALRTTLGRQGHVFRSEVDSEVIGHLVERALRVDPDLVLAVQIATAQLRGSWAIVVLDARDGRMVAAANRSPLVVARSARGDFVASDVGTIAAWCETFVPLRDGDVVELGEAWSWSSEGIAVPVPFPTATPFAASALDVDLGDHPDHTAKEIAEQPRIVADVLERVRHRTADGSTWTGLGLPAFERLAVVACGTSLHAGQVVAGTARTLGGVPTDVVAASELDQVVLGPGTLVVAISQSGETADVLRALDRLDDRFPVLALTNDVHSSLARRADAVLDCHAGPEGGLAATKSFTAQVVVGVTAVVSALVASGRLEPTRAAALVDELSELPERMAAAAVVAAERVPLLAATVRDAPGSLFVGRGPGLPYAAEGALKVEELAFRWARSCAVGELGHGPLALVDEGTPVLVVDHGDPRITSAVAEVRARGGFVVTIGGAGSDLPVIAGRSDATDLAWGRSVAPWGPIEAVVPLQMLARELAVQLGCAVDKPRAPMGSVTVE; this is encoded by the coding sequence ATGTGCGGCATCATCGCGGCCCGCGTGAGCGACGACGTGACCCCTTTCCTGCTCGACGGCCTCGAGCGGCTCGAGTACCGCGGGTACGACTCCGCTGGGGTCGCGCTGCGGACCGCCGCGGGCGCGATCGCCACGGTCCGGTCGGTGTCGCGCGTCGCGGACCTGCGCGCGGACCTGGCCGCTCGGGCGGCGGCGGGGGCACCCGCGGACGCCGCGACGGGCGTCGGGATCGGGCACACCCGCTGGGCGACCTGCGGGACGGTGCGCGAGGAGAACGCGCACCCGCACGCCGACTGCTCGGGGCGCATCAGCGTCGTGCACAACGGGACGATCGAGAACGCCGCGGCCCTGCGGACCACGCTCGGACGGCAGGGGCACGTGTTCCGCTCCGAGGTGGACTCCGAGGTGATCGGGCACCTCGTCGAGCGCGCCCTCCGGGTGGACCCGGACCTGGTGCTCGCGGTGCAGATCGCGACCGCGCAGCTCCGCGGGTCGTGGGCGATCGTCGTGCTGGACGCCAGGGACGGCCGCATGGTGGCCGCCGCGAACCGGTCGCCGCTCGTCGTGGCGCGCTCCGCCCGCGGCGACTTCGTCGCGAGCGACGTCGGCACGATCGCGGCGTGGTGCGAGACCTTCGTGCCCCTGCGGGACGGCGACGTCGTGGAGCTGGGCGAGGCGTGGAGCTGGTCGTCGGAGGGCATCGCCGTGCCCGTGCCCTTCCCCACCGCGACGCCGTTCGCCGCGAGCGCGCTCGACGTCGACCTGGGTGACCACCCGGACCACACGGCCAAGGAGATCGCCGAGCAGCCACGCATCGTCGCCGACGTCCTCGAGCGTGTCCGGCACCGCACCGCGGACGGCAGCACCTGGACCGGACTCGGGCTCCCGGCGTTCGAGCGGCTCGCCGTCGTCGCCTGCGGCACGTCGCTCCACGCCGGGCAGGTCGTCGCGGGCACCGCGCGCACCCTCGGCGGGGTACCCACCGACGTCGTCGCCGCCAGCGAGCTCGACCAGGTCGTCCTCGGTCCCGGGACCCTCGTCGTCGCCATCAGCCAGTCCGGGGAGACCGCGGACGTCCTGCGAGCCCTCGACCGGCTCGACGACCGCTTCCCGGTCCTGGCGCTGACGAACGACGTGCACTCGTCGCTCGCCCGTCGGGCCGACGCCGTGCTCGACTGCCACGCCGGCCCCGAGGGCGGGCTCGCCGCGACGAAGAGCTTCACCGCGCAGGTGGTCGTCGGCGTGACCGCGGTCGTGTCCGCCCTGGTCGCCTCGGGCCGGCTCGAACCGACCCGCGCCGCCGCCCTGGTCGACGAGCTCTCGGAGCTGCCCGAGCGGATGGCGGCGGCCGCCGTGGTCGCGGCCGAGCGGGTGCCGCTGCTCGCAGCGACGGTGCGCGACGCTCCCGGATCCCTGTTCGTCGGTCGCGGGCCGGGGTTGCCCTACGCGGCCGAGGGCGCGCTGAAGGTGGAGGAGCTCGCCTTCCGTTGGGCACGGTCGTGCGCGGTCGGCGAGCTCGGGCACGGGCCGCTCGCGCTCGTGGACGAGGGCACCCCGGTCCTGGTCGTCGACCACGGGGACCCGCGGATCACGTCCGCCGTCGCCGAGGTGCGTGCCCGCGGCGGGTTCGTCGTGACGATCGGTGGTGCCGGCTCCGACCTGCCGGTGATCGCCGGCAGGTCGGACGCCACCGACCTGGCGTGGGGGCGGTCCGTCGCGCCCTGGGGACCGATCGAGGCGGTCGTGCCCCTGCAGATGCTCGCCCGCGAGCTCGCCGTGCAGCTCGGCTGCGCGGTCGACAAGCCCCGGGCGCCGATGGGGTCGGTGACGGTCGAATAG
- a CDS encoding NUDIX hydrolase: MRPAHALAALDTAPSPFRERFSAFVSAAGDAALDRDLGPEHLTASCFVFSPDRSLVLLCLHRKGRFWVQFGGHLEPQDQDLAGAARREAREESGVARLELDDGAVADLDRHDLHGGFSCTAHWDVGFVATVDLATRTLVSHESDDVRWFPVDALPEPLAPGLSRRLAALLTGPAAPTGTGGP, from the coding sequence ATGCGACCCGCCCATGCCCTCGCCGCGCTCGACACCGCGCCGTCACCCTTCCGGGAGCGGTTCTCGGCGTTCGTCAGCGCCGCCGGGGACGCGGCGCTCGACCGGGATCTCGGCCCCGAACACCTGACCGCGTCGTGCTTCGTGTTCTCCCCCGACCGCTCCCTCGTCCTGCTCTGCCTGCACCGCAAGGGTCGGTTCTGGGTGCAGTTCGGCGGGCACCTCGAGCCGCAGGACCAGGACCTGGCGGGTGCGGCACGGCGCGAGGCCCGCGAAGAGTCCGGCGTCGCCCGACTCGAGCTCGACGACGGTGCCGTGGCCGACCTCGACCGCCACGACCTGCACGGCGGCTTCTCCTGCACGGCGCACTGGGACGTCGGCTTCGTCGCGACCGTGGACCTCGCGACGCGGACGCTCGTGAGCCACGAGAGCGACGACGTCCGCTGGTTCCCGGTCGACGCCCTGCCCGAGCCGCTGGCGCCGGGGCTCTCCCGACGCCTCGCCGCACTGCTCACCGGTCCCGCCGCACCGACGGGCACAGGCGGACCGTAA
- the smpB gene encoding SsrA-binding protein SmpB: protein MAKERGEKIVATNRRARHDYLIEDTYEAGMVLSGTEVKSLREGRASLVDGYAFIDGGEAWLDSVHIPEYTEGTWNNHAPRRKRKLLLHKQQIVKISHKTAQGGYTLVPMKIYFHDGRAKVEIAVAKGKREFDKRQALREKTDKREAERAMRSRNRMGE, encoded by the coding sequence ATGGCGAAGGAACGCGGCGAGAAGATCGTGGCGACCAACCGTCGCGCGCGCCACGACTACCTCATCGAGGACACGTACGAGGCGGGCATGGTGCTGTCCGGCACCGAGGTGAAGTCCCTGCGCGAGGGTCGCGCGTCCCTGGTCGACGGGTACGCGTTCATCGACGGCGGCGAAGCCTGGCTCGACTCCGTGCACATCCCCGAGTACACCGAGGGGACGTGGAACAACCACGCGCCTCGGCGGAAGCGCAAGCTCCTCCTGCACAAGCAGCAGATCGTGAAGATCTCGCACAAGACGGCGCAGGGCGGGTACACGCTCGTGCCGATGAAGATCTACTTCCACGACGGTCGGGCGAAGGTCGAGATCGCGGTCGCGAAGGGCAAGCGCGAGTTCGACAAGCGCCAGGCCCTGCGCGAGAAGACCGACAAGCGCGAGGCCGAGCGGGCCATGCGCTCGCGCAACCGCATGGGCGAGTGA
- a CDS encoding LLM class flavin-dependent oxidoreductase produces the protein MGDLQHFGYFFSRGFGPQAWGRADWDWGLDWTKPDLYQQSVRALEQAGLDLVIAEDAISLGSPATLGLRIRQAYGGPKHDPLLLAPYLFAVTEHIGIAPTVNAGITPPYLAARQAATLAHLSADRFGLNVVTDTGSARHVGSAPLPHDAAYDRAEEWITLLRRLWHSWGDGYVGDPSDWHFADGDALDAFHHEGAYFTADGPLNALPLDSDPVVVSPGGSGRGLGFAGTHSDVQLALAPLTVEAVRTYRSRVLTAAADAGRSADDLRVLFVLKPVLVPSVEEADRIVTASRHPSDADLRAAAVAWSSDSETDLLALDLDAPIPAGTFGDHVSAGTIRGLLGDTPDAPLRELLTRKARLGRISAREGFVGTAEEFADFVEELGADADNDGFILSGDLHPAQVYRMTGDLVPVLRRRGLLRREYGDGGLRANLFDF, from the coding sequence GTGGGCGACCTGCAGCACTTCGGGTACTTCTTCTCGCGCGGGTTCGGGCCACAGGCGTGGGGGCGCGCCGACTGGGACTGGGGCCTCGACTGGACGAAGCCGGACCTGTACCAGCAGTCCGTCCGGGCGCTCGAGCAGGCGGGGCTGGACCTCGTCATCGCCGAGGACGCGATCTCGCTCGGCAGTCCGGCGACCCTGGGCCTGCGGATCCGGCAGGCGTACGGCGGACCGAAGCACGACCCGCTGCTGCTCGCGCCCTACCTGTTCGCCGTGACGGAGCACATCGGCATCGCGCCGACGGTGAACGCGGGCATCACGCCGCCGTACCTGGCCGCACGGCAGGCCGCGACGCTCGCGCACCTGTCGGCGGACCGGTTCGGGCTCAACGTCGTGACGGACACCGGCAGTGCACGGCACGTCGGTTCGGCGCCGCTGCCGCACGACGCCGCGTACGACCGCGCCGAGGAGTGGATCACGCTGCTCCGACGGCTGTGGCACTCGTGGGGCGACGGCTACGTCGGCGACCCTTCGGACTGGCACTTCGCCGACGGGGACGCCCTCGACGCGTTCCACCACGAGGGCGCCTACTTCACGGCGGACGGGCCGCTCAACGCCCTGCCGCTCGACAGCGATCCGGTCGTGGTCTCCCCCGGCGGGTCCGGCCGCGGGCTCGGGTTCGCGGGGACGCACTCCGACGTGCAGCTCGCCCTCGCGCCACTGACGGTCGAGGCCGTGCGCACCTACCGGTCGCGGGTGCTGACCGCCGCCGCCGACGCCGGGCGGAGCGCGGACGACCTGCGGGTGCTGTTCGTGCTGAAGCCGGTGCTCGTGCCCTCCGTGGAGGAGGCCGACCGCATCGTCACGGCGTCACGACACCCCTCCGACGCCGACCTCCGGGCGGCTGCGGTCGCGTGGTCGAGCGACTCGGAGACGGACCTGCTCGCGCTCGACCTCGACGCGCCGATCCCGGCGGGCACGTTCGGCGACCACGTGTCGGCTGGGACGATCCGGGGGCTGCTCGGGGACACGCCGGACGCACCCCTGCGCGAGCTGTTGACCCGGAAGGCGCGGCTCGGGCGGATCAGCGCCCGCGAGGGGTTCGTCGGCACCGCAGAGGAGTTCGCGGACTTCGTCGAGGAGCTCGGTGCAGACGCGGACAACGACGGGTTCATCCTGTCCGGGGACCTGCACCCGGCGCAGGTGTACCGGATGACGGGCGACCTCGTGCCGGTGCTGCGCCGTCGGGGGCTGCTGCGCCGGGAGTACGGCGACGGTGGCCTGCGCGCCAACCTCTTCGACTTCTGA
- a CDS encoding ATP-binding protein — MALTGRRLEVDRIATLAALPRESAMVVVGDPGSGRSSVLGAVADRVPLPVVRVGVNGSESRWPLAGVTSLFTALDDPRATAHIAHLLQAGGATSGLAAAHDFLEAVQTLTLPPTVVLIDDLDRMDVESQELIAFLAGRLAGTALRLVATVRTVPSDGPLAALPVLRLEPLTVDESLALARSMAPEGANDGVLAILADATGGNPGALREQFDALSHAQLAGTEPLVLPLRPTATTEALAALSLDTVEGADDAGTDTEAGRGLDVLARLALVPVARIAGWDRDAVDDLADAGLVTVRGQTVAVRDPLLRSALYWRMSARTRRALHRELAAASAETDPRAAAWHRSFVDDVPDVVALLDAAADYVADGAPHAAVALAERALHIGSGGEDERAALLAVTEALFAQRLLGLAARYLTAMRPFRRASDEVRRLRVLYSVQYLRGETVHADELLVPVAAEAPEAPATAGLLAMVASFRAETWDLEQARDLLARVEQLGPVITPRTAEIAGAVQCLVAALDGSLPADTELYDGLATERLMAMSDPALLLLAHALSIAERYRSSRRVFALVVARGQDTEAVWVEGARYLSAENELRSGNFRQALRAIDAWEAGSALSAQRLREPSRAVAVAWRHFAEGRTHEALEVVDRCLALRSTVLLWGTTARLHALRGRVLLLDGRVDEAVTALEAADAVGRSLRNPTVLRHLGDLVEGYVRLGRLDDARNATARLAADHHARPSRWGALVLARSLALVADDATRETARRRALELFQPHDSQYERARTFAALAAVGTDTERPRLGAAAAAAYEAAGLRRPLATPAPTAAMPSFGVPTSLRSGPVLSAPVPGSPRSAPDASVVLTQLTAEERAVVQKVTEGYRNREIASSLFMSQRTVELRLTQIYRKVGARSRSHLVALLT; from the coding sequence ATGGCACTCACCGGTCGCCGTCTCGAGGTCGACCGGATCGCGACCCTCGCAGCACTCCCTCGTGAGTCCGCGATGGTCGTCGTCGGCGACCCTGGTTCCGGACGCAGCAGCGTCCTCGGCGCGGTCGCGGACCGCGTCCCCCTCCCCGTCGTGCGGGTCGGGGTCAACGGGAGCGAGTCCCGTTGGCCGCTGGCCGGCGTGACCTCCCTGTTCACCGCCCTCGACGACCCGCGGGCCACCGCCCACATCGCGCACCTGCTGCAGGCCGGCGGCGCGACGAGCGGTCTGGCCGCGGCGCACGACTTCCTCGAGGCCGTGCAGACCCTGACCCTGCCGCCGACGGTCGTCCTGATCGACGACCTCGACCGGATGGACGTCGAGAGCCAGGAGCTCATCGCGTTCCTCGCGGGTCGTCTCGCGGGCACGGCACTGCGCCTGGTCGCGACGGTCCGGACCGTCCCGTCGGACGGGCCGCTCGCGGCGCTCCCGGTGCTGCGGCTCGAGCCGCTCACGGTCGACGAGTCCCTGGCGCTCGCCCGCTCGATGGCGCCGGAGGGCGCGAACGACGGTGTGCTCGCGATCCTCGCCGACGCGACGGGCGGCAACCCCGGCGCGCTCCGCGAGCAGTTCGACGCGCTCTCGCACGCCCAGCTGGCCGGCACCGAGCCGCTCGTGCTGCCGTTGCGCCCGACCGCCACGACGGAGGCCCTCGCGGCCCTGTCGCTCGACACCGTCGAGGGCGCCGACGACGCCGGCACGGACACCGAAGCGGGGCGTGGTCTGGACGTCCTCGCGCGCCTCGCCCTCGTCCCCGTGGCGCGGATCGCCGGCTGGGACCGCGACGCCGTCGACGACCTCGCCGACGCCGGACTCGTCACCGTGCGCGGGCAGACCGTCGCGGTCCGCGACCCCCTGCTCCGCTCGGCCCTGTACTGGCGGATGTCGGCGCGGACGCGCCGCGCCCTGCACCGGGAACTCGCCGCGGCGAGCGCCGAGACGGACCCCCGTGCCGCTGCGTGGCACCGGAGCTTCGTCGACGACGTCCCCGACGTGGTCGCCCTCCTCGACGCCGCTGCGGACTACGTCGCCGACGGGGCGCCGCACGCCGCGGTGGCCCTGGCCGAGCGCGCCCTGCACATCGGCTCCGGTGGCGAGGACGAGCGCGCGGCACTGCTGGCCGTCACGGAGGCCCTGTTCGCCCAGCGCCTGCTGGGGCTCGCCGCGCGGTACCTCACCGCGATGCGTCCCTTCCGGCGCGCGTCGGACGAGGTCCGGCGCCTGCGGGTCCTGTACTCGGTGCAGTACCTGCGCGGCGAGACCGTGCACGCCGACGAGCTCCTCGTGCCCGTGGCTGCGGAGGCACCCGAAGCCCCCGCCACCGCCGGGCTCCTGGCGATGGTCGCGAGCTTCCGCGCAGAGACCTGGGACCTGGAGCAGGCCCGTGACCTGCTCGCCCGCGTCGAGCAGCTCGGCCCGGTGATCACCCCGCGCACCGCGGAGATCGCGGGCGCCGTGCAGTGCCTGGTCGCCGCGCTCGACGGGTCGCTGCCCGCCGACACCGAGCTCTACGACGGGCTCGCGACGGAGCGGCTGATGGCGATGTCCGACCCGGCGCTCCTGCTCCTCGCACACGCGCTGAGCATCGCCGAGCGGTACCGGAGCTCGCGTCGCGTCTTCGCGCTCGTCGTCGCCCGCGGGCAGGACACCGAGGCCGTCTGGGTCGAGGGTGCCCGCTACCTGTCCGCCGAGAACGAGCTCCGCTCCGGCAACTTCCGGCAGGCCCTGCGCGCGATCGACGCCTGGGAGGCCGGGAGCGCCCTCTCGGCCCAGCGGCTGCGTGAGCCGTCCCGCGCCGTGGCGGTCGCGTGGCGGCACTTCGCCGAGGGCCGCACGCACGAGGCACTCGAGGTGGTGGACCGCTGCCTGGCGCTCCGGTCGACGGTGCTGCTCTGGGGCACCACGGCCCGCCTGCACGCGCTGCGCGGCCGTGTCCTGCTGCTCGACGGCCGCGTGGACGAGGCGGTGACCGCGCTCGAGGCGGCGGACGCCGTGGGTCGGTCGCTCCGCAACCCGACCGTGCTCCGGCACCTCGGCGACCTGGTCGAGGGCTACGTGCGCCTCGGTCGGCTCGACGACGCACGGAACGCGACCGCCCGCCTCGCGGCGGACCACCACGCCCGGCCGTCCCGCTGGGGTGCGCTCGTGCTCGCGCGGAGCCTGGCGCTCGTCGCCGACGACGCGACCCGTGAGACGGCCCGCCGTCGCGCGCTGGAGCTGTTCCAGCCGCACGACTCGCAGTACGAGCGCGCTCGCACGTTCGCCGCGCTGGCGGCGGTGGGCACGGACACCGAGCGGCCGCGTCTCGGTGCCGCAGCGGCTGCCGCGTACGAGGCCGCCGGCCTCCGGCGTCCGCTCGCGACCCCCGCGCCGACCGCCGCCATGCCGTCCTTCGGCGTGCCGACGTCGCTGCGGTCCGGCCCGGTGCTGTCCGCTCCGGTCCCGGGCTCCCCGCGGAGCGCGCCGGATGCGTCGGTGGTGCTCACCCAGCTGACCGCCGAGGAGCGCGCCGTCGTGCAGAAGGTGACCGAGGGGTACCGCAACCGCGAGATCGCCTCGTCGCTGTTCATGTCGCAGCGCACGGTGGAGCTGCGGCTCACGCAGATCTACCGCAAGGTGGGCGCACGCTCGCGCTCGCACCTGGTGGCGCTGCTCACCTGA
- a CDS encoding M50 family metallopeptidase, whose amino-acid sequence MTAAAPTLVPVAVLVGAVLPFVPLVGRVARIAATIVHEVGHCVVVVPFGGRIERIDLHPDGSGEAWVRLGRVPGAIRWLVRVLNLFAGYSAPLWAGVLLVTGVLHGSQWLPVAVLAVVGLVALAFVRNWFGLLVVVGFDALALWVAVRPSEATVLVVAAVGAAFVVDGLRSLVRVARWLLTGARVQTDFHIAAAEMRVPAVLWFVLFVVVNGFVVWLAREPLLATWDTVAAGVRALF is encoded by the coding sequence TTGACCGCAGCAGCCCCGACCCTCGTCCCCGTCGCCGTCCTGGTGGGCGCCGTCCTGCCGTTCGTGCCCCTGGTGGGCCGCGTCGCCCGGATCGCGGCCACGATCGTGCACGAGGTCGGCCACTGCGTCGTCGTCGTGCCCTTCGGCGGACGCATCGAGCGCATCGACCTGCACCCCGACGGTTCCGGCGAGGCCTGGGTCCGGCTCGGGCGCGTGCCCGGGGCGATCCGCTGGCTCGTGCGCGTGCTCAACCTGTTCGCCGGGTACAGCGCGCCGCTCTGGGCCGGCGTGCTGCTCGTCACCGGGGTGCTGCACGGGTCGCAGTGGCTGCCCGTGGCGGTGCTCGCCGTGGTCGGGCTCGTGGCCCTCGCGTTCGTGCGGAACTGGTTCGGGCTGCTCGTCGTGGTCGGCTTCGACGCGCTCGCGCTCTGGGTGGCCGTCCGCCCGTCCGAGGCCACCGTGCTGGTCGTCGCCGCGGTGGGTGCGGCGTTCGTCGTCGACGGGCTCCGGTCCCTCGTGCGCGTCGCGCGCTGGCTGCTCACCGGCGCACGGGTGCAGACCGACTTCCACATCGCCGCGGCCGAGATGCGGGTGCCGGCCGTGCTGTGGTTCGTGCTGTTCGTGGTCGTCAACGGGTTCGTCGTGTGGCTCGCCCGGGAGCCGCTGCTCGCCACGTGGGACACCGTCGCCGCCGGGGTGCGCGCGCTGTTCTGA